One window from the genome of Alnus glutinosa chromosome 13, dhAlnGlut1.1, whole genome shotgun sequence encodes:
- the LOC133854430 gene encoding arabinosyltransferase XEG113, which produces MGGNGCQEVANTRPLFLAIYATVIIGVVFSSFYVFSAISSAKSAADSNTSWLSSPFPSIANVDSQPREQALNFSPPATVGKVGVPAPVPQSTLMPPIWEVPPRTEKMPPLKAFQLSKELVQQRVKDNVIIVTFGNYAFMDFILTWVKHLTDLGLSNLLVGAMDTKLLEALYWKGVPVFDMGSHMSTVDVGWGSPTFHKMGREKVILIDSVLPYGYELLMCDTDMVWLKNPLPYLARYPGADVLTSSDQVIPTVVDDRLDIWQQVTGAYNIGIFHWRPTDSAKKLAKEWKDMLLADDKIWDQNGFNDLVRRQLGPSVDEDSGLVYAFDGNLKLGILPASIFCSGHTYFVQAMYQQFRLEPYAVHTTFQYAGTEGKRHRLREAMVFYDPPEYYDSPGGFLSFKPSLPKNLLLVGEHNVESHFSLVNYQMKQIRTALAVALLLNRTLVMPPLWCRLDRLWFAHPGVLQGSMTRQPFLCPLDHVFEVNVMLKELPLEEFGPGINIREYSFLDNPSVPKEVKESWLDVQLCQEGTGDCHASNDTITPGILRFPKRSNDATFKAVFSTFKDVKVIQFSSMQDAFLGFNDKTMEQKFRNRVKRYVGIWCCVSNHTPGHIYYDMYWDEKPGWKPIPPQTPEDDHPPL; this is translated from the exons ATGGGTGGGAATGGGTGTCAGGAAGTGGCGAATACGAGGCCTCTCTTCTTGGCGATCTACGCCACTGTTATCATTGGTGTTGTCTTCTCGTCTTTCTATGTCTTCTCTGCTATATCCTCTGCCAAGTCTGCAGCTGACTCGAACACCTCCTGGCTCTCCTCTCCTTTCCCTTCTATTGCCA ATGTAGATTCTCAGCCAAGAGAGCAAGCACTCAATTTTTCTCCACCAGCAACTGTGGGTAAAGTAGGTGTGCCTGCACCAGTGCCTCAAAGCACGTTGATGCCACCCATCTGGGAAGTTCCCCCACGAACTGAAAAAATGCCACCTTTGAAGGCTTTTCAGCTGTCTAAAGAATTAGTTCAGCAAAGGGTGAAAGATAATGTCATCATAGTGACCTTTGGTAATTATGCATTCATGGATTTTATCCTGACCTGGGTTAAACACTTGACAGATTTGGGGCTCTCCAACCTTCTTGTTG GTGCGATGGATACCAAATTGTTAGAGGCTTTGTATTGGAAAGGTGTTCCTGTTTTTGATATGGGCAGCCATATGAGCACAGTAGATGTTGGTTGGGGCTCTCCAACATTTCATAAGATGGGGAGAGAAAAAGTAATTCTGATCGACTCCGTCCTCCCTTATGGTTATGAGCTGTTGATGTGTGATACAGATATGGTTTGGTTGAAG AACCCACTTCCATATCTTGCTCGTTATCCTGGAGCAGATGTCTTAACTTCTAGCGATCAAGTTATACCGACAGTTGTTGATGACAGGCTAGACATTTGGCAACAAG TTACTGGAGCCTACAATATAGGAATATTCCACTGGCGGCCAACAGATTCTGCAAAAAAGTTGGCAAAGGAATGGAAGGATATGCTTCTAGCTGATGACAAAATATGGGATCAGAATGGGTTTAACGATCTTGTACGTAGGCAGTTAGGACCATCTGTGGATGAGGACAGTGGACTTGTGTATGCTTTTGATGGAAATCTCAAGCTGGGAATCTTGCCAGCAAGTATATTTTGTAGTGGACATACTTATTTTGTCCAG GCCATGTATCAGCAGTTCAGATTAGAGCCATACGCAGTGCATACCACATTTCAGTATGCAGGTACCGAAGGAAAGCGCCACCGGCTGCGTGAAGCCATGGTTTTCTATGATCCACCAGAATACTATGATTCCCCAG GAGGTTTCTTATCGTTTAAGCCGTCTCTTCCAAAGAACTTGTTACTAGTTGGGGAACATAATGTTGAATCACACTTTTCTCTTGTTAATTACCAA ATGAAGCAAATAAGGACTGCACTTGCTGTTGCTTTATTGTTGAATCGTACACTG GTCATGCCTCCACTATGGTGCAGGTTGGATAGACTGTGGTTTGCGCACCCTGGAGTTTTGCAAGGGTCTATGACTAGACAACCTTTTCTTTGCCCTTTGGACCATGTATTTGAG GTAAATGTCATGTTGAAAGAACTGCCACTGGAGGAATTTGGTCCTGGGATCAACATTAGGGAGTACTCTTTCCTTGACAATCCATCAGTGCCAAAAGAG GTGAAAGAATCATGGCTAGATGTTCAGCTTTGTCAAGAAGGAACCGGTGATTGTCATGCATCTAATGATACCATTACACCAGGCATACTCAGATTTCCAAAGCGCAGCAATGATGCAACG TTCAAGGCTGTGTTCTCCACATTCAAGGATGTCAAAGTCATCCAGTTCTCTTCAATGCAAGATGCTTTCCTAGGTTTCAATGACAAG ACAATGGAACAGAAATTCAGGAATCGCGTGAAGCGGTATGTTGGTATATGGTGTTGTGTGAGTAATCACACTCCCGGACACATATATTATGATATGTACTGGGATGAGAAACCCGGTTGGAAACCGATACCGCCTCAAACTCCAGAGGATGATCACCCACCTTTGTGA
- the LOC133854016 gene encoding receptor-like serine/threonine-protein kinase NCRK, whose product MWFLGFSTNNRRSLLIIGAILLVILLTVMLKKWVVYLESQATKCSKREGEDDQKRRRGTSKSSSSLCGPGVIRTYALEELRTATRGFKIRIGVGATSFVYLAELGDGRFGAVKRVMEERGGSKKMFLDEVSVLLRISHPNLVGLLGFCLEKGEQLLLLEYIPNKSLFDKMHTYHGQMSGLLSWSNRLSIALDIARALDYLHSQADPPIIHRDVKSSNILLIDNEHAKLVDFGLCKLGHDTSHGSRTPTTVKGSLGYVDTWYLNTGLVSPKSDVYSFGVLLLELITGLKSIQGSETLAGWTEECRKNDDIQVLHTLLDPKLKGKANLEQLRVLINVANSALLDNSEGRPDMSFIVYTISSCLEPDQLQPDLPV is encoded by the exons ATGTGGTTCCTTGGTTTCTCCACAAACAACCGAAGAAGCCTATTGATAATTGGTGCAATTCTGCTGGTGATCCTTCTAACCGTGATGTTAAAGAAGTGGGTCGTCTACCTTGAGTCCCAAGCAACCAAATGTTCCAAAAGAGAAGGTGAAGATGATCAGAAACGACGCCGAGGAACTTCAAAGAGTAGTAGTAGTCTGTGTGGCCCTGGTGTCATAAGAACATATGCGCTTGAAGAGCTGAGAACAGCGACGAGGGGCTTCAAGATTCGAATAGGAGTAGGAGCCACGTCTTTCGTGTATCTTGCGGAGCTCGGCGACGGACGATTTGGTGCAGTGAAGCGGGTGATGGAGGAGAGAGGTGGGAGCAAGAAGATGTTCCTGGATGAAGTTTCTGTTCTGCTTCGGATCTCTCATCCCAATTTGGTCGGCTTATTGGGCTTTTGCTTGGAGAAAG GAGAACAACTTCTACTACTGGAGTACATTCCAAACAAGAGCCTTTTCGATAAGATGCACACCTATCATGGCCAAATGTCGGGGTTGCTGTCATGGTCGAACCGCTTGAGCATTGCCCTAGACATAGCTCGGGCCCTTGATTACCTCCACTCACAAGCTGATCCGCCCATAATTCACAGAGATGTCAAATCCTCCAACATTCTCTTAATCGACAATGAGCATGCCAAGCTTGTCGACTTTGGGCTTTGCAAATTGGGCCATGACACGAGCCACGGGTCACGAACGCCGACTACCGTGAAAGGATCGTTGGGCTATGTCGACACTTGGTACCTAAACACGGGCCTAGTATCGCCAAAGAGTGATGTGTATAGCTTTGGGGTTCTATTGCTTGAGCTAATAACGGGCCTAAAATCCATACAAGGCTCAGAGACTCTTGCAGGATGGACTGAGGAGTGCCGCAAGAACGATGATATTCAAGTCTTGCATACTTTGTTGGACCCAAAACTGAAGGGCAAAGCAAATTTAGAGCAGCTTCGGGTGTTGATCAATGTGGCCAACTCAGCATTGCTCGACAATTCTGAAGGGAGACCGGACATGAGCTTCATCGTATATACGATTTCAAGTTGTTTGGAACCTGATCAACTTCAGCCCGACTTGCCTGTATAA
- the LOC133854538 gene encoding pentatricopeptide repeat-containing protein At1g31790 codes for MEAIATPSPSSYSYRNNTNNNNRHPSASKPPVFQIRFPLRSPKQDVHIINDKTETSKTTGLPQNDVTESSRSWRKNNKKTAAATTTTSDVLRLMDSLGLRIPPDIYASLIRECTLTADSTRAAELHHHISRSGLRAPLSLLNRLLLMNVSCGLLDTARQLFDRMTLKNFISWATMIVGYANDAHYDEAISLFVKMQDQFTMLEFPTWIIVCVLEACVCTSSMGLGKQIHGCLHKLGVANRDLFLTSSLIDFYGKMKCREGADFVFNQLSTHNTMTWTARIICSCREEHFRDVFSYFKEMGRAGIKKSTFTFSSVLRACGRIDQDDGNCGRQVHANAIKLGLDRDAFVQCGLVDMYGRSGLLRDAKLVFEMVDDKRNVACWNAMAAGYMRNGFNIEAIKFLYRMKAAGVLPPESLINEVRIACGNDKVERNVFQ; via the coding sequence ATGGAAGCAATAGCAACTCCCTCACCCTCCTCATACTCTTACAGAAAcaacacaaacaacaacaaccGCCATCCTTCGGCTTCCAAACCTCCAGTCTTTCAAATTCGATTCCCTCTACGCAGTCCCAAACAAGATGTGCATATCATTAACGACAAAACGGAAACTTCAAAAACAACCGGACTTCCTCAAAACGACGTCACTGAGAGTAGCAGAAGCTGGAGGAAGAATAATAAGAAGACCGCcgccgccaccaccaccacctcggATGTTTTGCGGTTGATGGATAGCCTTGGCCTTCGGATACCCCCTGATATCTATGCTTCTCTCATCCGAGAATGCACTCTCACTGCCGACTCCACGAGAGCTGCCGAGTTGCATCACCACATCTCCCGGAGCGGCCTCAGAGCTCCCTTATCTTTGCTCAACCGGCTTCTACTCATGAACGTGTCATGCGGCCTTTTGGACACTGCCCGCCAGTTGTTTGACCGAATGACCCTTAAGAACTTCATCTCTTGGGCCACCATGATCGTGGGTTATGCCAACGATGCCCACTACGATGAAGCCATAAGTTTGTTTGTCAAAATGCAAGACCAATTCACTATGTTGGAATTTCCCACATGGATCATAGTCTGTGTTCTCGAGGCATGCGTTTGTACTTCGAGTATGGGACTGGGAAAGCAGATTCATGGGTGCTTGCACAAGCTGGGTGTTGCCAATCGTGATTTGTTTCTCACCAGCTCCTTAATCGACTTTTATGGGAAAATGAAGTGCAGAGAAGGCGCTGACTTTGTCTTTAATCAACTGTCAACTCACAACACCATGACTTGGACGGCCAGAATCATTTGCAGCTGTAGGGAAGAGCATTTCCGTGATGTTTTCAGTTACTTTAAGGAGATGGGTAGGGCAGGAATAAAGAAGAGCACCTTTACGTTTTCCAGCGTTCTGAGGGCATGTGGTAGGATTGATCAGGATGATGGAAACTGCGGTCGGCAGGTCCATGCCAATGCCATCAAGCTTGGGCTGGATAGGGATGCTTTTGTGCAGTGCGGGTTGGTTGACATGTATGGAAGAAGTGGGCTACTGAGGGATGCAAAACTGGTGTTTGAGATGGTTGATGACAAGAGAAACGTTGCGTGTTGGAATGCAATGGCTGCCGGGTACATGCGGAATGGCTTCAACATTGAAGCCATCAAGTTTCTGTATCGGATGAAAGCAGCTGGTGTGCTGCCCCCAgaatctttgatcaatgaagtGAGGATAGCTTGTGGGAATGACAAAGTAGAAAGAAATGTATTTCAGTAA
- the LOC133854733 gene encoding pentatricopeptide repeat-containing protein At4g19220, mitochondrial — protein MRSRAVKAKIHKTLEQTSNASFLDDTLVTLLRFSSSASFASDQICPNRVSHLHAHQQHKYGIFPTISFVLIPKANPLLLRRSSYFSHASQPFEETSQRDRHAQDTPVYSVLELIKSSAIRHKTMATSTGHCVALKIGSLAHLPTSTSLLTAYSRARDFGSSLALFDEIHNRDVIIWNAMITACVENGCYKAAMNFFAEMTEEGTGFDSTTLLVVVSASSHLNHLKQGQSLHGLSLKAGMLFNSVLCNALVDMYAKSNYLSSSERMFAGTECRDTVSWNSMISGCLYNNHPEKSLWYFKEMAFAGERPDSVSLSSAISASSCLGDLIFGQVIHGWVIKLGYEDGSHISVANSLISLYSHCGDIEAAETVFRETIHKDAVSWNAMLEGFASNGKISEAFDLLHEMQITWSVQPDKVTIVTTIPLCAEKMLLREGRTLHGFTIRMQMETDLSVKNCLMDMYSKFHSLTKAELLFNSMTERDLVSWNTMVSGYSQNGYFGEAQNLFRDLLRLYSKCSLSTLLAILPSCDSHESLQFGESIHSWQLKLGFSNDILAVNSLMYMYINCGDLKATFALLQRIFVVADIASWNTVIAGCTQNSHFLEALKTFNLMRLQEPNVNHDSVTLVNVISACGNLGLVSEGKSLHGVALKTLMGSDTRVQNALISMYGRCGDTESAKSVFDFCSNRNLCSWNCMISIFSQNKNARRALELFSTLEYGPNEITFVGILSACTQLGVLRYGKEIHGHVLRLGFQENPFISAALLDMYSNCGRLDIAIQIFRNTKEKSVATWNSMISAYGYHSNGRKAIETLHKMNEAGIVATKSTFISLLSACSHAGLVNEGIWYYDHMLEEYGVEPVTEHHVCIVDMLGRSGKLHEAYEFIKQMRSQPEAGVWGALLTACNCHGDLEMGRKVAKLLFELEPENVGYYISLSNMYVSAGSWKDAVELRETIQDQRLKKPAGYSLIDVG, from the coding sequence ATGCGCAGTCGGGCAGTTAAGGCCAAAATACATAAGACACTTGAACAAACATCAAACGCTTCCTTTCTAGATGATACATTGGTAACACTGCTTAGATTTTCATCGTCAGCTTCTTTTGCTTCGGATCAAATTTGTCCCAACAGAGTCTCTCACCTCCATGCTCATCAGCAACACAAATATGGCATCTTTCCCACCATTTCCTTTGTTCTTATCCCGAAAGCCAATCCTTTGTTGTTGCGTCGTTCATCTTATTTTTCCCATGCTTCGCAACCGTTCGAGGAAACGTCTCAAAGAGATCGACATGCACAAGATACCCCTGTTTACAGTGTTCTTGAGCTCATTAAATCCTCCGCCATAAGACATAAAACTATGGCAACCAGTACTGGTCATTGCGTTGCTCTCAAGATAGGTTCTCTTGCTCACTTGCCCACTTCCACCTCTCTTCTAACGGCGTATTCTAGAGCCCGAGATTTTGGCTCTTCATTGGCTTTGTTTGATGAAATTCATAACAGGGATGTGATCATTTGGAATGCTATGATTACTGCTTGCGTTGAAAATGGATGCTATAAGGCAGCAATGAATTTCTTTGCGGAGATGACTGAGGAGGGAACTGGGTTTGATTCAACAACTCTATTGGTGGTCGTGTCGGCTTCGTCCCACCTGAATCACTTGAAACAAGGACAATCACTTCACGGGTTGAGCTTGAAGGCTGGGATGCTTTTTAATTCTGTTTTATGCAATGCTCTCGTGGACATGTATGCAAAATCCAATTATTTGAGCTCTTCGGAGCGTATGTTTGCAGGGACTGAATGTAGAGATACTGTATCGTGGAATTCAATGATAAGTGGATGTCTTTATAATAATCATCCTGAGAAGTCCTTATGGTACTTCAAAGAGATGGCTTTTGCTGGAGAACGACCAGATAGTGTCAGTCTGTCTAGTGCTATTTCAGCATCTTCTTGTCTTGGAGATCTGATTTTTGGACAGGTCATTCATGGTTGGGTTATTAAACTGGGTTATGAGGACGGCTCCCACATTTCGGTTGCCAACTCTCTCATTTCTTTATATTCACACTGTGGAGACATTGAAGCTGCAGAGACTGTGTTCAGAGAAACAATACACAAGGATGCTGTTTCATGGAATGCAATGTTGGAAGGATTTGCCTCAAATGGAAAGATTTCTGAAGCATTTGATCTTCTGCATGAAATGCAAATAACGTGGTCCGTTCAACCTGATAAAGTAACTATAGTAACCACAATTCCACTTTGTGCGGAAAAGATGCTTTTGAGAGAAGGAAGAACCTTGCATGGATTTACCATTCGTATGCAGATGGAAACAGATCTATCAGTGAAAAACTGCCTCATGGACATGTATTCAAAATTCCATAGTCTAACGAAGGCCGAGCTCTTGTTCAATTCAATGACAGAAAGAGACTTGGTGTCATGGAATACAATGGTCTCTGGATATTCCCAGAATGGGTATTTTGGAGaagctcaaaatttatttagggATCTCCTCCGTTTGTACTCAAAATGCAGCTTGTCAACACTGTTAGCTATACTTCCTTCTTGTGATTCCCATGAGTCTCTCCAGTTTGGTGAATCAATTCACTCTTGGCAGTTGAAATTGGGATTTTCAAATGATATTCTTGCAGTTAATTCCCTCATGTACATGTATATTAATTGTGGAGACTTGAAAGCCACTTTCGCATTGTTGCAGAGAATTTTCGTTGTAGCGGATATTGCTTCTTGGAACACAGTAATTGCAGGCTGCACACAGAATAGCCATTTCCTAGAAGCTTTAAAGACTTTCAATTTAATGAGGCTGCAGGAACCCAATGTCAACCACGATTCTGTTACTCTTGTTAATGTCATATCAGCTTGTGGGAATCTAGGGTTGGTTTCTGAAGGGAAGTCGCTTCATGGGGTTGCTCTTAAAACTTTAATGGGATCAGATACCCGTGTGCAGAATGCATTAATTAGTATGTATGGCAGATGTGGCGATACTGAGAGTGCAAAGTCAGTGTTTGATTTCTGTTCAAATCGCAATTTATGTTCATGGAATTGCATGATCTCTATTTTTTCTCAGAACAAGAATGCTAGAAGAGCACTGGAACTGTTTTCTACTCTTGAATATGGACCTAACGAGATTACCTTTGTTGGCATTCTCTCGGCTTGTACTCAACTTGGAGTTCTAAGATACGGAAAGGAAATTCATGGTCATGTGTTAAGGTTAGGATTTCAGGAAAATCCTTTTATATCTGCAGCTCTTCTGGATATGTACAGCAATTGTGGTAGATTGGACATTGCTATCCAAATATTTAGAAATACAAAGGAAAAGTCTGTAGCAACTTGGAATTCTATGATTTCTGCATATGGGTATCACAGTAATGGTAGGAAAGCAATTGAAACGCTCCACAAAATGAATGAGGCTGGAATTGTGGCAACCAAAAGCACATTTATAAGCCTTTTATCAGCTTGCAGCCACGCCGGGCTTGTCAATGAAGGTATCTGGTATTATGATCATATGCTGGAGGAATATGGAGTGGAACCTGTCACTGAGCATCACGTCTGCATAGTTGATATGCTCGGCAGATCTGGTAAGCTTCATGAGGCTTATGAATTTATTAAGCAAATGCGGAGCCAGCCTGAAGCAGGTGTTTGGGGGGCCCTGCTTACTGCTTGCAACTGTCATGGAGACCTTGAGATGGGAAGAAAAGTGGCAAAACTACTTTTCGAATTGGAGCCTGAGAATGTTGGGTATTACATTTCACTGTCGAATATGTACGTTTCTGCTGGAAGTTGGAAAGATGCTGTTGAGTTAAGAGAAACAATTCAGGATCAACGGTTAAAGAAGCCAGCAGGTTACAGTCTCATTGATGTTGGTTAA